From Ictidomys tridecemlineatus isolate mIctTri1 chromosome 2, mIctTri1.hap1, whole genome shotgun sequence, the proteins below share one genomic window:
- the Thap5 gene encoding THAP domain-containing protein 5, translated as MPRYCAAICCKNRRGPNNKDRKLSFYPFPLHDKERLEKWLKNMKRDSWVPSKYQFLCSDHFTPDSLDIRWGIRYLKQTAIPTIFSLPEDYQGKDLSKKKSQKKKLEEKEVCLKARSEESFASNEAKNIIVNTDVLPEHAELLDSSALLKPTAPKPGSLQNKVLTLNLIKQDTENLKSTLEKSINQDLDLREFHTSFENQNSTTITLTTSNSEGSHQSLESQEVLEITTSHLANPNFTNNSMEIKSQENPFLFSAVNQTVEDINTNKQSVIAIFVPTENSKPVVNSFIPAPKETMEMEDIDTEDSLYKTIDHGAEVLQIEHSYCRQDINKEHLWQKVCKLHSKITLLELQEQQTLGRLKSLEALISQLKQENWLSEENVKIIENHFTTYEVTMI; from the exons ATGCCCCGCTATTGCGCAGCGATTTGCTGTAAAAACCGCCGAGGACCGAACAATAAAGACCGGAAGCTGAGCTTTTACCC gttTCCTCTACATGACAAAGAAAGACTTGAAAAATGGTTAAAGAATATGAAACGTGATTCTTGGGTTCCTAGTAAATACCAGTTCCTATGTAGTGACCATTTTACTCCTGACTCTCTTGACATCAGATGGGGTATTCGTTATTTAAAACAAACTGCAATTCCAACAATATTTTCTTTGCCTGAAGACTATCAG gGAAAAgacctctccaaaaaaaaatctcagaagaaaaaattggaagaGAAAGAAGTGTGCCTAAAAGCCAGGTCAGAAGAATCATTTGCATCGAATGAGGCAAAGAATATTATAGTTAACACAGATGTGCTTCCTGAACATGCAGAATTGCTTGATTCATCTGCCTTGCTGAAGCCAACAGCTCCAAAGCCAGGAAGCttacaaaataaagtattaactCTTAATCTAATTAAGCAAGacactgaaaatctgaaatctacCCTGGAAAAATCAATTAACCAAGATTTAGATTTAAGAGAATTTCATACATCTTTTGAGAATCAAAATTCTACAACTATTACTTTGACGACTTCAAATTCAGAAGGTAGTCACCAGTCTTTGGAAAGCCAAGAAGTACTTGAAATAACAACCAGTCATCTTGCTAATCCAAACTTTACAAATAATTCCATGGAAATTAAATCACAGGAAAATCCATTCTTATTCAGCGCAGTTAATCAAACAGTTGAAGatataaacacaaataaacaatCTGTTATTGCCATTTTTGTGCCCACAGAAAATTCTAAACCTGTAGTTAATTCCTTTATACCTGCCCCCAAAGAAACCATGGAAATGGAAGACATAGACACTGAAGACTCCTTATATAAGACTATAGATCATGGGGCAGAAGTTTTACAAATTGAACATTCTTATTGCAGACAAGACATAAATAAAGAACATCTTTGGCAAAAAGTCTGTAAACTACATTCAAAGATAACCCTTCTAGAGCTACAAGAGCAACAAACTCTAGGAAGATTAAAGTCTTTGGAAGCTCTTATAAGCCAGCTAAAACAGGAAAACTGGTTATCAGAAGAAAATGTCAAGATTATAGAAAACCATTTCACAACATATGAAGTCACTATGATATAA